DNA from Candidatus Binatia bacterium:
GCGAGCGCGTTCCTGACCTCGCACGGCTATCGCGTGATCGCTCGCAACGTCCGCCTTCCCGGCGGCGAGATCGACGCCGTCTGCCTAGACGGGCCGACGCTCGTCATCGTCGAAGTCAAACGTCGTGACTCGGCAACGTTCGGCTCGGCGATCCGCGCCGTGGATGCGCGCAAACGCACCACGCTGCGGCGCATCGCAGCCGATTACGCGCAGATCGTCGCGCCCGACGCGAGGCTTCGATTCGACGTCGTC
Protein-coding regions in this window:
- a CDS encoding YraN family protein, translating into MQSNAAKGRFGEDRASAFLTSHGYRVIARNVRLPGGEIDAVCLDGPTLVIVEVKRRDSATFGSAIRAVDARKRTTLRRIAADYAQIVAPDARLRFDVVTLDGARLTLHRNAF